The uncultured Methanomethylovorans sp. genome contains a region encoding:
- the pscS gene encoding O-phospho-L-seryl-tRNA:Cys-tRNA synthase has protein sequence MDIRTQKTFEALFALEDIRETLRQRLPNITGQEDERIIREGVNKVRNILDDLEAGTGTPQLRKIAGSIDIRSREENYINIQPIQAAGRLTPEARKALIAYGDGYSTCDACRKPFRLDKISNPPIAPFHEQLASFLNMDAARVVPGARRGFQAVASTLVGKGDSVIVSALAHYTEFLAVEEAGGIVREVPLNEQNLVTADGTAEKIEAVRRETGKLPVLVMMDHFDYQYANEHDVKSIAKVAHQYDIPFLYNGAYTVGVMPVDGKDIGADFVVGSGHKSMASPAPSGVLATTSEWAPRIFRTTQMVGDITQRKFGVKEVEMLGCTLMGSTLLGMMASFPAVKERVNHWEEEVKKSNYFIDGVLSIEGSKVASEYPRKHTLSKVDTTNSFDTIAQRHKRRGFFLSDELSGRGIIGEFAGATRVWKLNTYGLSWEKVRYLTDTFQDIADKYEIQVKRG, from the coding sequence ATGGATATACGCACACAAAAAACATTTGAGGCTTTATTTGCCCTTGAAGATATCAGGGAAACACTCAGGCAGAGGCTTCCTAATATCACAGGTCAGGAAGATGAACGTATTATCCGTGAAGGTGTTAACAAAGTCAGGAATATACTGGATGATCTTGAAGCCGGTACAGGCACTCCGCAGCTCAGGAAAATAGCCGGGAGCATTGATATACGGTCCCGTGAGGAAAACTACATCAATATTCAGCCTATCCAGGCAGCTGGAAGGCTCACCCCGGAAGCACGCAAGGCACTCATAGCCTATGGCGACGGCTATTCCACCTGTGATGCCTGCCGCAAACCCTTTAGGCTGGATAAGATCAGCAATCCGCCTATAGCTCCATTCCATGAACAGCTTGCCAGTTTCCTGAATATGGATGCTGCACGTGTAGTGCCTGGTGCCAGGCGTGGTTTTCAGGCAGTTGCATCCACACTGGTAGGTAAAGGCGATTCGGTGATAGTTTCAGCTCTGGCCCATTACACTGAGTTTTTGGCAGTTGAAGAAGCAGGAGGAATAGTAAGAGAAGTCCCTCTCAACGAGCAAAATCTTGTGACCGCAGATGGCACTGCAGAGAAAATAGAGGCTGTCAGGCGAGAAACGGGCAAACTGCCAGTGTTGGTGATGATGGATCACTTCGATTATCAGTATGCTAACGAGCATGATGTGAAAAGTATAGCAAAAGTTGCCCATCAGTACGACATTCCCTTCCTGTACAACGGGGCATATACCGTAGGCGTTATGCCAGTTGATGGAAAGGATATTGGTGCTGATTTCGTAGTAGGGTCAGGCCATAAAAGCATGGCTTCACCTGCACCATCCGGTGTGCTGGCAACGACCAGTGAATGGGCTCCCAGGATATTCCGTACCACTCAGATGGTGGGCGATATCACTCAGCGCAAGTTCGGTGTAAAGGAGGTTGAGATGCTTGGCTGTACGTTAATGGGTTCGACATTGCTGGGTATGATGGCATCATTCCCTGCTGTAAAGGAGAGGGTGAACCACTGGGAAGAAGAAGTAAAAAAATCCAATTACTTCATCGATGGAGTGCTCTCCATCGAAGGTAGCAAAGTAGCTTCCGAATACCCTCGTAAGCATACTCTCTCCAAAGTTGATACCACGAACAGCTTTGATACGATTGCTCAACGTCATAAACGCAGAGGATTCTTCCTTTCGGATGAACTTTCAGGAAGAGGTATAATAGGGGAATTCGCTGGGGCTACCCGCGTATGGAAACTGAACACATACGGTCTTTCCTGGGAAAAGGTTCGTTATCTTACAGATACATTCCAAGATATAGCTGATAAATACGAAATTCAAGTAAAAAGGGGTTAA
- a CDS encoding Coenzyme F420 hydrogenase/dehydrogenase, beta subunit C-terminal domain yields MQVNKVLTSMDYIHAPLRDIDIIRERRRIDLNMSPISCNHSMDRVERNAIRLKRSLQEKEKISFAKLRNDIIKPGICTLCGACASTCESISLDDGEPKLTGKCTACGVCYNQCPRTITTEEGLVGSLREAYAAKSNLKEIKGQDGGVVTAMLAYGLEEGLIDCAVVTASSEEEPWKPVSIVARTYEDLLQSSGSIYSHSMTMDALMSAIRQGMSSIAFVGPSCNIDAVYKMQKSPRGFLHMFMRAKILKLGLFCMDSFDYGGLKQFIEGKNMHLGDIEAMKIRKGKLELTTATSKESFDLQELDAFRSSSCKYCTDMAAENTDISFGGVGTPDGWTSVLTRSSIGYEIFNEAVDCGYIDARVVEEEEMKRMLNLAKMKKVQMYALHRRQQG; encoded by the coding sequence ATGCAGGTGAATAAGGTGCTAACAAGTATGGATTATATACATGCTCCTCTTAGGGACATAGATATTATAAGAGAACGTAGAAGAATAGATCTTAATATGAGTCCAATTTCCTGCAATCACTCCATGGATAGGGTTGAAAGGAACGCTATCCGCCTTAAGCGCTCTTTGCAAGAAAAGGAGAAAATCTCCTTTGCAAAGCTTCGCAATGATATCATCAAGCCCGGAATATGCACATTGTGCGGTGCCTGTGCCTCAACATGTGAATCCATATCTTTAGATGATGGAGAGCCTAAATTGACAGGTAAGTGTACAGCATGTGGTGTATGCTACAACCAATGCCCCAGGACGATCACTACAGAAGAAGGTTTGGTAGGTTCTCTGCGTGAGGCCTACGCAGCCAAGTCTAATCTCAAGGAGATAAAGGGGCAGGATGGCGGAGTAGTGACTGCTATGCTTGCATACGGCCTTGAGGAAGGTTTAATCGATTGTGCTGTCGTTACTGCAAGCTCTGAAGAAGAACCATGGAAACCTGTATCTATAGTGGCAAGAACCTATGAAGACCTCTTGCAATCGTCAGGTAGCATCTATAGCCACAGTATGACAATGGATGCCCTGATGAGTGCTATCAGGCAGGGTATGAGCAGTATCGCTTTTGTTGGTCCTAGCTGCAATATCGATGCTGTTTATAAGATGCAAAAAAGTCCCCGTGGTTTCCTGCACATGTTCATGAGGGCAAAGATACTCAAACTGGGTCTCTTTTGCATGGACAGTTTTGATTACGGAGGTCTCAAACAGTTCATTGAAGGCAAGAACATGCACCTTGGAGACATCGAAGCTATGAAGATCAGAAAAGGAAAGCTCGAGCTTACAACAGCAACCTCAAAAGAAAGTTTTGATCTGCAGGAACTTGATGCTTTCCGTAGCAGTTCATGCAAATACTGCACAGATATGGCTGCTGAGAACACTGATATCTCTTTTGGAGGTGTCGGAACTCCTGATGGCTGGACATCCGTGCTTACTCGCTCATCCATTGGATATGAGATATTCAATGAAGCTGTTGACTGTGGTTATATCGATGCAAGGGTGGTAGAAGAAGAGGAAATGAAGAGGATGCTTAACCTTGCAAAAATGAAGAAAGTCCAGATGTATGCATTGCATCGCAGGCAACAAGGCTGA
- a CDS encoding homoserine O-acetyltransferase has product MQRSVGITRTEHLTFDEPLVLESGATLSPVTIAYETYGRLNTDKSNAILVCHAFSGNAHAAGYHEGEDRPGWWETLIGPGKALDTDDYFVISSNILGGCNGTTGPSSINPKTEEKYGLSFPLITVGDIVNLQKRLIDHFGIQHLLAVVGGSMGGMQALQWSASYPETVRKIVAIATTARSTPQQIAFNEVGRQAIMADPKWNKGEYSTGTIPERGLALARMIGHITYLSDASMHNKFGRNLQNKEAIGYDFSTEFQVQSYLHHQGESFTKRFDANSYLYITKAIDYFDLSINGSLAAGFSKVGPTFLIISVSSDWLYPPYQSEEIISALTANDIEVQYCEIRSNYGHDAFLLESGQLNYMISQFLDRLLVRDVMKDSPTISEQSSMHNAARIMIENAVNHLPVIGEDGQLAGIVTSWDIAKAVALGYQSLEQIISRHVFTATPEESIAKVAKLMEEKVISALPVVDDKKQLVGIVSSDSLSTLLGRCTNPKKRK; this is encoded by the coding sequence ATGCAAAGATCGGTCGGCATAACAAGAACAGAACACCTGACCTTTGATGAGCCGTTGGTCCTAGAAAGTGGTGCAACCCTCAGTCCTGTTACGATAGCTTATGAGACATATGGAAGGCTTAACACGGATAAAAGTAATGCAATCCTTGTCTGCCATGCATTTTCCGGCAATGCTCATGCTGCAGGTTATCATGAAGGAGAGGACCGGCCCGGATGGTGGGAGACACTTATAGGGCCAGGAAAGGCACTGGATACGGATGATTATTTTGTTATCAGTTCCAACATCCTCGGTGGCTGTAACGGGACAACAGGCCCTTCATCCATTAACCCGAAAACCGAAGAAAAATACGGTCTTTCGTTTCCCCTAATCACAGTTGGTGATATAGTCAACCTGCAGAAACGTCTTATTGATCACTTTGGTATCCAGCATCTATTGGCTGTAGTGGGAGGATCAATGGGTGGAATGCAGGCTTTACAGTGGTCAGCTTCCTACCCGGAAACGGTACGTAAGATTGTTGCAATAGCGACAACAGCGCGTTCCACTCCTCAGCAGATAGCTTTCAATGAAGTGGGTAGGCAGGCTATCATGGCCGACCCAAAGTGGAACAAAGGAGAATATTCCACCGGCACAATTCCGGAACGCGGCCTGGCACTTGCAAGAATGATAGGTCATATCACCTATCTTTCGGATGCTTCCATGCATAACAAGTTTGGCCGCAATCTGCAGAATAAAGAGGCAATAGGATATGATTTTTCCACAGAGTTCCAGGTTCAAAGTTATCTGCACCATCAGGGAGAATCATTTACCAAGCGTTTCGATGCAAATTCCTACCTGTATATCACGAAAGCTATAGATTACTTTGATCTTAGCATCAATGGATCTCTAGCAGCTGGATTTTCGAAGGTGGGACCGACATTTCTTATCATATCTGTAAGTTCTGACTGGCTTTACCCTCCATATCAGTCCGAAGAGATCATAAGTGCATTGACTGCCAATGATATTGAGGTCCAGTACTGCGAGATACGCTCTAACTATGGGCATGATGCTTTTCTGCTGGAATCCGGCCAGCTGAATTATATGATCAGCCAGTTCCTCGACAGGTTACTGGTCCGTGATGTGATGAAGGACAGCCCCACTATCAGTGAACAATCATCCATGCATAATGCAGCCAGAATAATGATCGAAAATGCAGTTAACCATTTGCCGGTTATCGGAGAAGACGGACAGCTTGCAGGTATCGTTACTTCATGGGATATAGCCAAAGCGGTTGCACTTGGGTACCAGAGCCTTGAGCAGATCATTTCCCGTCATGTCTTTACCGCAACTCCCGAAGAATCGATCGCAAAGGTTGCCAAGCTAATGGAAGAAAAAGTCATTTCAGCTCTTCCTGTGGTCGATGACAAAAAGCAGCTTGTAGGAATCGTCTCAAGCGACAGCCTAAGTACATTGCTCGGACGATGCACAAATCCAAAAAAGCGCAAATGA
- the larC gene encoding nickel pincer cofactor biosynthesis protein LarC gives MRSIIFDAFSGASGDMILGTLISLGADREKVREVIESTVDVSVRIGDANKRGICAVDVHIDVDHEEHERHYHELVDIVLNAGLPPRVENSALAVFELMAKAESKVHGKSLDKLHFHEVGQNDALADVIGSCFAMHEVGADAIYCLPINVGGGRVKSAHGFMPVPAPATLEILQQTGLTFYGSGNRELLTPTGAAIFGHFARPIENLPRGKVLSIGYGAGDANTEDPNVLRSSLINTEDDLSRDSIEVLETNVDDVTGEVLGNLFEKLLSIGARDVAIIPATMKKGRTGHIIKVITKTEHSATIAREIMRETGTLGIRVIPTKHRYTADRRMDNVRVLIRGKTYDIPVKIAEDHSGEILHISAEYEDCKRVAKEWNLPLKDIIRKVEEEAWNIHGPEYMS, from the coding sequence ATGAGATCAATTATATTTGACGCTTTTTCAGGTGCATCCGGGGATATGATCCTTGGAACCCTTATTTCTCTGGGAGCTGACAGGGAAAAAGTACGTGAGGTTATTGAGTCTACAGTTGATGTATCAGTAAGGATAGGGGATGCTAATAAAAGAGGCATTTGTGCAGTAGATGTGCATATAGATGTAGATCATGAAGAACATGAGCGCCATTATCATGAATTGGTTGACATTGTTCTGAATGCAGGTTTGCCTCCAAGAGTTGAAAACAGTGCTCTGGCAGTTTTTGAGCTCATGGCCAAAGCCGAGTCAAAAGTACATGGCAAATCCCTTGATAAGCTACACTTTCATGAAGTTGGTCAGAACGATGCTTTAGCTGATGTCATAGGTTCCTGTTTTGCCATGCATGAGGTAGGTGCGGATGCAATATATTGCCTTCCTATTAATGTTGGAGGAGGCAGAGTAAAGTCAGCCCATGGTTTTATGCCTGTACCAGCTCCTGCCACCCTTGAGATATTACAACAGACGGGTCTGACATTCTATGGCTCAGGAAATCGGGAACTTCTAACTCCCACCGGAGCTGCGATCTTCGGTCATTTTGCCAGGCCAATTGAGAATTTGCCTAGAGGAAAGGTTCTATCCATTGGATATGGTGCAGGAGATGCCAATACTGAGGACCCAAATGTACTGCGTAGTAGTCTCATAAATACGGAAGATGATCTTTCCAGAGACTCCATTGAGGTATTGGAGACAAATGTGGATGATGTGACTGGAGAAGTGTTGGGTAATCTCTTTGAGAAATTGCTATCCATTGGAGCCAGAGATGTTGCCATTATACCTGCAACCATGAAAAAAGGGCGCACAGGACATATTATCAAAGTAATTACTAAAACCGAACACAGTGCTACTATTGCACGTGAGATCATGCGGGAAACAGGTACTCTGGGTATTCGAGTCATACCTACAAAACATCGCTATACAGCTGATAGGCGCATGGATAACGTAAGAGTTCTTATACGTGGCAAAACATATGATATTCCAGTTAAAATTGCTGAAGACCATAGTGGTGAAATCTTGCATATTTCAGCAGAATATGAAGATTGTAAGAGAGTCGCAAAAGAATGGAATTTGCCACTAAAGGATATCATCAGAAAAGTGGAAGAAGAAGCATGGAATATTCATGGGCCTGAATATATGTCCTGA
- a CDS encoding O-acetylhomoserine aminocarboxypropyltransferase/cysteine synthase family protein — MTTQNYRLGTLALHAGQKPDPTTGACAVPIYQTTSYVFKDSEHAANLFALKELGNIYTRIMNPTTDVFEQRIAAIEGGTGALAVASGSAAITYALLAITQPGDEIVSGNNLYGGTYELLNYTFPKLGRKAVFVNSADTEAFRHAITEKTRAFYIESVGNPKLDISDFRAIADIAHAAGVPLVVDNTTAVGLVRPIEHGADIVVHSATKFIGGHGTSIGGSIVDSGKFSWNNGKFPELTEPDPSYHGLRYWDTFSNFSGLGNVAFVFKVRLQLLRDTGAAISPFNSFLLLQGLETLHLRIQRHSENASRVAEYLSGHPKVSWVNYPGLPDHPSHELASRYLKGGYGALMGFGVKGGAEAGNRFINHLKLFSHLANIGDSKSLVIQPATTTHQQLTPEEQIATGVTPDYIRLSIGIEDIEDIIDDLAQALEKV; from the coding sequence ATGACAACACAAAATTATAGGTTAGGAACACTTGCACTCCATGCCGGACAGAAACCGGATCCGACAACAGGGGCATGTGCAGTACCGATATATCAGACCACATCATATGTTTTCAAGGATAGTGAACATGCTGCCAACCTTTTTGCCCTCAAGGAGCTTGGCAATATCTATACCCGCATCATGAACCCAACAACGGATGTGTTTGAACAACGCATTGCAGCCATTGAAGGCGGTACAGGTGCACTTGCTGTTGCATCCGGTTCAGCAGCTATAACCTATGCACTTTTAGCTATTACACAGCCAGGTGATGAGATTGTATCCGGTAACAATCTTTATGGTGGTACTTATGAACTGCTCAATTACACTTTCCCTAAACTGGGCAGAAAAGCTGTATTTGTGAATTCCGCTGATACCGAAGCTTTCAGGCATGCTATTACTGAAAAGACACGAGCTTTTTATATTGAGTCTGTAGGTAATCCCAAATTGGACATCTCTGATTTCAGAGCTATTGCGGATATTGCCCATGCAGCCGGAGTACCTCTTGTTGTGGATAATACTACTGCAGTAGGACTTGTAAGGCCTATTGAACATGGAGCCGATATTGTTGTGCATTCTGCAACAAAGTTCATAGGTGGACACGGGACTTCTATCGGTGGTTCCATTGTGGATTCCGGCAAGTTTTCCTGGAACAATGGCAAATTCCCGGAGTTAACGGAACCTGACCCAAGTTATCATGGTCTTAGATATTGGGACACGTTTTCCAATTTCTCTGGACTTGGTAACGTAGCCTTCGTATTCAAAGTAAGGTTGCAGCTTCTCAGGGATACGGGTGCTGCTATCTCGCCATTTAATTCGTTCCTGTTACTGCAGGGGCTTGAGACGTTGCATCTGAGGATACAAAGGCACTCGGAGAATGCTTCCAGGGTGGCGGAGTATCTATCAGGCCATCCTAAGGTATCATGGGTAAATTATCCGGGTTTGCCGGACCATCCAAGCCATGAGCTTGCATCCAGGTATCTCAAAGGAGGATATGGTGCACTGATGGGTTTTGGTGTAAAGGGTGGTGCAGAAGCAGGAAATAGATTCATCAATCATCTTAAGCTGTTTTCACATCTTGCGAACATAGGTGACTCCAAGAGCCTGGTTATCCAACCGGCTACTACTACTCATCAGCAGTTAACTCCTGAAGAACAGATAGCAACAGGCGTCACACCGGATTATATACGTCTTTCCATAGGTATCGAGGACATTGAAGACATCATTGATGATCTTGCGCAGGCACTTGAAAAGGTGTGA
- a CDS encoding DUF475 domain-containing protein has protein sequence MDIVSIIMTIGGLCLFETISSIDNAIINAQVLSTMGEKSRRWFLLWGLIFAVFVIRGLLPWVIVWASTPSLGPIGALTATFSNDPKVLEAIDTAAPALLMGGGVFLLFLFLHWLFLEKKNFGLGGESYFMKKGVWFFAIVSIILSIIVWYSLKINYLVAFSAVLGSTAFFITHGFKENAEKSEMDLVQKHMSDLSKIFYLEIIDATFSIDGVIGAFAFTLSVPLIIIGNGLGAFVVRELTIGNIDRIQKYMYLKNGAMYSILFLGLFMIMDGFGHEIPSFLSPLATFFIVGYFFYKSNKELTVTEIDSSCLLKQE, from the coding sequence ATGGATATTGTATCAATTATCATGACAATTGGTGGTTTGTGCTTATTTGAAACCATCAGCAGCATAGACAACGCCATCATTAATGCACAGGTGTTGTCTACAATGGGGGAGAAATCACGTAGATGGTTCCTTCTATGGGGCCTTATCTTTGCGGTTTTTGTGATCCGTGGACTATTACCTTGGGTTATAGTCTGGGCAAGCACACCCTCTTTAGGACCAATTGGTGCCCTTACTGCAACATTCAGCAATGACCCCAAAGTCTTAGAGGCAATAGATACGGCAGCTCCTGCATTGTTAATGGGTGGTGGAGTATTCCTGCTGTTCCTGTTCCTGCATTGGTTATTCCTGGAAAAGAAGAATTTCGGATTAGGCGGAGAATCTTATTTCATGAAAAAGGGTGTTTGGTTCTTTGCTATTGTATCAATAATACTATCTATCATTGTCTGGTATAGCCTGAAAATAAACTACCTTGTCGCTTTCAGCGCAGTACTCGGTTCAACAGCCTTTTTCATCACTCACGGCTTCAAGGAGAATGCGGAAAAAAGTGAAATGGATCTTGTACAAAAACACATGTCAGACCTTAGTAAGATATTCTATCTGGAGATTATAGATGCAACATTCTCCATAGATGGCGTGATCGGAGCATTTGCATTCACCCTCTCAGTGCCACTAATAATTATCGGAAATGGACTTGGAGCTTTTGTAGTAAGAGAACTAACAATAGGTAACATAGATAGAATTCAGAAATATATGTATCTGAAGAACGGAGCAATGTATTCCATATTATTCCTCGGTCTGTTCATGATCATGGACGGTTTTGGGCATGAGATACCCTCATTCCTATCCCCGCTGGCAACATTCTTCATAGTGGGTTATTTCTTCTATAAATCTAATAAAGAACTCACCGTTACAGAAATAGATTCCAGTTGCTTATTAAAACAGGAATAA